GGCCACGTGTTCAACGATGGGCCGGCGCCCACGGGCATGCGGTTCTGCGTGAACAGCGAGAGCTTGGAGTTTACCGAAGCCGATGATCTCCAGAGTCTTGGGGAAGTCGGTGTTGCCTACTTCGCCGGCGGATGTTTCTGGTGCGTGGAGGGCGTGTTCGAGCAGCTTCAGGGTGTCTACGACGTAACCAGCGGATACACGGGTGGCCATGAGAACCCCGAGGTCCTGCCGGTCACATATAAGCAGGTTACCACCGGCGCCACGGGCCATGCCGAGTCGGTCCGCATCGTGTACGACCCCGAGGTCATCTCGTACGAGGCCCTGCTCGAAGTCCACTTCGCCACACACGACCCGACCACCCTCAACCGCCAGGGGGGCGACGTCGGCACGCACTACCGCAGCGCAATCTTCTTTGCAAACGAGCAGGAGAAGAAAATCGCGCAGGCCTTCATCGACAATCTCGGGAAGAAGGGCGAGTTCAAGGATCCGATCGTCACCACGCTCGAGCCTCTGAACGGATTCCAGGTGGCCGAAGACTACCACCAGAACTACGCCGAGTTGAATCCTGATCAGCCCTATATCTGCAACGTGGCCCTGCCCAAGATCGAGAAGGTCAAGAGGAAGTTTCCCCAGAAGGTCCGCTAGCGGAAGGTCCGCGAGCCAGCGGCGTCCTGTCCGCGTTCTAAGAAGGCGAGGCCCGGCGCTCTTTTTGGCGCGCGACAGGCAGCCCGCTGCCGGCTACCCCGCGGCTGGTTCCCGGACGATCGATGGCCCGACGGGCCGTGTGTGGCCGGCCCGCGCACCAGTGTTGCCGTCGCCCGCACCAGTGTGGCCGCCACGCGCCCTAGTGCTGGCGGTCCGCGTACCTGTGCTGGCCGCTCGCGCACCGGGGCTGGCGTCGCGCGCACTGGTGCGGCTGGCTCCCGCATTGGTGTTGGTCGCTCCTGCACTGGTGCGCGTGGTTCGCGCACTGGTGTTGGCGGCTCCCGCACCGGTGCGCGCGCCACCCGCAGGCCTGCGATTCTCAACAACACCCCTGCGATTCTCAACCGCACCGCCTGCGATACGGACGATGTTTGGGCTCTTCCCCGCGTCCCGGTTCGCGAGCGATGCTAACCCGAGAAGTGACCGAACGGGATATGCGGACGCCGGTGCTCGGCGTCCTTCGGAGGCCGCGGCTACGTTGTTCTCGGGCGTCGATCGGCCTCCGGGCCGGCAGGGATCAGTGCCCGGCCCCTCGCATTACCGACCTCTGACGAACCCCGTGGTGACGCGGGGGGCCCCTGTCCCGGCGACGAGACGCCGGTAGCTGCTCGGCTTGAAGGAGCCGCTGGCGTGGGCCAGCGGACTGGGCGTCCCCGTGGCCTGTACGTCGACCCGGCCGTGATACTTGCCCCCTCGCTCCGCGATCCGGAGGTGGGGGGCACGCTGGCCGGGCACCTGGCGGGCTGGGCGGGACGGCGGCTGCGGGTGCCCGAGCGGTTCGAGCCGGATGGGGAGGCGGTGCGGTGGCATCGGGGGAGGGCTTTAGGGTGGCCAGCCTCATCGGCGAGAACTGCCCGAGCCCCCACTGAGGATTGATCAGGGATGCATGCTCGTAGACAGAAGCGATCATCGCACGCGTAGGGACCCTCCTTGGGCCGCGAGGTGGAGCGGTGCGAAGCGAGGTGCGCGTCCGCGCGGCCCGGGCGCAGATCCGTGCGCTCGGGGTCCACGTGACGCCCTCCCAGTCCCTTCTCCTTGTGGCACGCGGATTGCCAACACGGATCTGGGAACAACGGAGACGCCACCATGCACGACCTTGATCGCATCCAGGCAGAATTCGAAGACGACTCGCCATTCGATGGCGGCAACGCGTTTGACGATGGGTTCGAGGATGAATTCGAATCGGATGACTTCGACGACGAGCCACTCGCTGAAGAACGCGACGACGACTCGGACCTATATGACGAGGACCACGACCTCGAAATGTCGGATGAATTCGATCGTGGGTATGAAATGAATGGATTCGACACCGCTTCGGCGGACGACGACGACCTGCCGCTGGACGAAGACATGGAGATGGAGCTGGCCTCCGAGCTTCTCGCCGCCACGGATGACGATCAGCTCGAACGCACTATGCAACGGATCGTCCACGCGCGCACCCGTCGTCGTCGTCCGCCGCAGCCTTCCTTCGAAGAGGTTGACGACGAGTTCGATGACTTGGACCTGGACGACGGCGAAGACGACGAGCGTCGTCGCCGACGGCGCCGTCGTCGCCGTCGGCGAAATCGGCGCCGGGGCCTGCTTGGCAAGGCGCTCAAGGGCATCGCCAAGAAGGCCCTCCCCATCGTCGGAGGGGCGATCGGCTCGGCGGTCCCGATCATCGGCACGGCCGCGGGCGCGGGTATCGCAAGCCGAGCCGGAAAGGCCTTCGGGCTCGAACTGGAGGGCCTAAGCCCCGAGGACCAAGAGTTCGAACTGGCGAGGCGCATCGTTCGCCTGGGAGCCGAAGCCGCCGCGGAGGCCGATGCCATCGATGACGCGGTCGACGACGAAACCGCAGCCAAGGTCGGCATGATCCGTGCCGCGGGCAAGCACGCCCCGGGCGTTATGCCCAGGCCCGACGCAGCGGGCCGTCGTCCCGAGATGCGTCAACGCCCTCGACGTTCTCCCGGCGCGAGCGGGGGCGGTGGCGATGGACAGACCGGTCGCTGGGTGCGTCGCAACGGGCGCATCGTCCTTCTGGACCTCTAAGGAAGGGGCCGACGCGTGCCACTGTCTCCACCAGTCCGGGCCCATCTGCTGCAAGAGGCCGCGACGCTCCGCGAGCGCGTCCGCACCCTGATGCCCTTTGACTTGCACATGACTACGCTACCGGCCGCGAGCATCTCCGTGACGGCTCGCCATCTCATCGATGCGTTCATCGAGCGTGGCCGCCGCGATGTGCTCGAGCAGCTCGCCGCATTCACGGCCACCCTTCGACAGAACATGCTCGATGACGCCGAAGCGCAGCGTCGATTGACGATGATCCGCCTGCGAACGGGGACGATGCTCTCGCGATTCGATCTGTACGCGGACGTGTTGACCCAGCGAAGCGAGCACCGCGTGGGCATCTGGCTGGCCGGGCTCGAAGCGGCGGCCGAGGACGGCCTGGTCATTGAAGGTGTGTCCTCGCCACCGGTCGTGTGCTACCTCGATCGCGGCGGCGGCGCCGCGATCCGTCGGGCTCGCACGCGTCTGCCCGGGGGGGAAGTCAATCCGGTCGCCCTCGTGCGCATCCCCCGGGAACGCATGATCGGCAGCGGCGTCGCCTCCTCGCTCATCCACGAGGCCGGCCACCAGGGCATGGAACTCCTCGATCTCGTGCCGTCAATCCGGCCGGTGCTTGAGGGGTTCGAAGCGCACCGCCCACAGGTCTGGTCGCTGTGGAAGACCTGGATCAGCGAGATCCTGGCCGACTTCTGGTCCGTGGCTCGCCTCGGGCCGGCCGCCGTGCTCGGCGTCATGTCGGTCGTCAGTTTACCACGAGCCTTCGTCTTTCGGATCGGCGTCGACGACCCGCATCCGTTCCCCTACATCCGCGTCCGGCTCGGGTGCGCGATGGCGCGGGAGTTGTACCCGCACCAGCAATGGGACCAGCTCGACGCGATCTGGCGGCGCTTATACCCACTGGAAGGGCTCGATGCTCCGAGCCAGCGCATCATCGCCGGCCTCTCCGAGACCTTGCCCGCGCTTGCCAGGCTGATCTCCGAGCACCGCCCGCCCAGGCTCGGTGGACGCAGCCTCCGCCAGGTCCTGGCCTGCCCGTGCAAGGGCCCCGAACGGCTGCGAAGAACGGTGGTCGGGATGCGGAGCGGCAGCACGAAGCTCGACGACCAGTCGCCCTGCCGCGCGCTCGCGGTCCTCGGCCAGGCGAAGCTCGACAAGCGGCTCGCCGCCGCGAAGGAGACCCGCATCCTCGAGCGGCTGCTGACACACTGGGCGCTGACACGCACCCGCAACGAAGTGAACACCTGCGCCGCCCCCGCGGCGTAGATGGAAGGAGTCCGACCATGACGCAAGTGTTGCCCGACAAGACCAATGACCAGGCCCTTTGGGTTGCCATCCGCAATCGGAGCGAAGCGATCCAGTTCGACCGCTACGCGGCGTTCATCAAGGCCGTCTTTTGCGGTAACGAAGAGCAGACCGATCGTAGCGAACGGCCGACCAGTCCATGCGCAACCATCCAGGGACTAAACAAGGAGAAGGACGAACTCGAGAACATCGGGTACGGCACGAAGGCCTATCAGACGCTCAAGGCGGCCACCGAGGCCTTCCTGCTGTTCAACACCGGTGTCTACATCCACAAGGGAGACAAAGACAGCACATACCTCCCCCCTCCGCGCGACGATCAATTCACGAGGACCGAACTTTCCGAGGCAGACGAACCTTACATACCGAAGACGCCTTGCCCGAAGGAGGGCAAGTGCCAGGATGCGGGCAACATCGGTGGGGAAGCCGCGCTGTACAACCAGGAGCTCGAGGCAGGCCGCATGGCCAACCGCTCTGACACCAGCCTGGACGAACTGCGTGAGAAGTTAGACACCTACCTCACGAGCTCCCAGCTTCTCCTGCCATACCTCGATCGCATCACAAGGGCGCTTGACCTCTCCGTTGAGCCCGCGGGCAACGCCCTGTGCGCTGATCTGCTCACCAAAAGGGTAGAGTGCCCCCTCATGATCGAGCTGATCTGGAACTACTGGCACGAAGCCGGCGGCCAGATCCAGACCATGAAGGCCATCACGCGCCGCTTCCAGAACCGACGCGCCTGCGATGCGCGCGACCCGCTGGCCGACCTGGACATCGATCCCCTGCGGCCGCTCGGCAACATTCTCTGGGGCTACGTCCAGGACGAGAGCAACCAGCTCAGCGTGCTGCGACGCGTCTACGAGTACGACCACCACTACGGCATGTCGCTCCGTGGCAAGGCCATCCCCCGGATGTGCACGGCCGACAGCCGCTCGAAGTTCATCGCCGGCTTCCACAACCTGCTCCGCATGGCCCTGGCCTACTACAAGGCCGCCGAGGACACGCAGGTCATCCCCGACACCTTCCCGATGCTCAACAGCCTCAAGGAGGTCCACCTGCTGCTGGCCGAGGGCGCCGGCAACCAGTTTGGCGACCTGCCGCACCAGTCGCGCATCGAAATGCTCGTCGAACAGTGGATCCTCGGCCGAGAAGAGATGCGCGAGTTCCTGCGCGGCCGCGTGATGGTGCCCTACCCGGCGGCGTTCATGGGCCGCGTCGACACCATGCGCAAGCTCCAGGGCTGGGGCGACACGTCGTTCCGCTACTTCTACGAGCTGGCCACGTTCGGCGAGCGTCTGCTGCTCTCGATCCGATTCGGCGACTGGAGCGTCGTGTCCAACGCCGCGAGCGCCGCCAACTGGGCCAACTACTGGCGAGAGGAGATCCAGGCCTACGTCCACGCCTACCGCGTCGTCACGGGCGTGGACCTTTCGGACACCAAAGCGGACCCGGCGACGCTGCGGCGGATTGTGACGCCGCCGCAGGAGTTGATGGCAATGAATGGCGAAGGCGTACGAACGAGCGCGGCGGCACGGACATAACTGTACGGCATCACATAAAGGGAGGCTCACAATGACCTGTACTTGCCCCAGTCGGCAAAGCACCCCGGTTGACGATCCGGAGATGGCCATCGATTGGGATGGCGACACGATGGAGAAGTTTTTCTCATTCGTGAAGAAGCGAACCTCGCTTGATATCGAAGTTGACTCTATAAACACCGTCAACGAGGCCCTTGCTCTTTGCAGCGATGCTCGCAAGAGACGAGACTTGTTTCGGCGTTTGCCAAAGAGCAGCCTGTTGAGTCCAGGAGCATTCGCTCGTCGATTCCTGAAGCATATCGCTGTTGGTACGTACAAGACCCTGTCATACGACCAGAAGCTTGGATACCTGATTGGTGCAAGCTATGGAGCTATCGCCAAGGCAACATCTGCGTCAACTGATGCTTCGAACTATCCTCAGTCAACGAAGGGGTCTAGCGCTGCGCAACAGAGCTGGCGTACTGGCTTCCGTGACGCCTACAGGCAAGGGTCACGACTCCAACGTCGAATTGAACTTGGTTCTATGTCGCCGGAAACGGCCCTTCGGATCACGTTTGCCTTGCTGGCCGTAGATGAATTCTGCACCGATGGTGGCGTGGCGTGGATGTCCGCGGAACACCTCGCACGCGACCTTCGTTGGCCGTACTCAGCAACGAGCAATGAGGCGGCCGACGTGACCAGGATCCCATGGGATCTCCCGCAGGTCAACTCTGAGCGCGATGATCCAGCATCAGACTTTGTTCGAACCGGAAAGGAGGAGGCTGTTGTAGCGGCGGAGATTCGCAAAGGAAACCGCAACGAGAACACCCTAACAAACAGGATTTTTTTTGCACGCCATCCTGGCCGTCGAGGCAAGCTGCTCTCGCGTTCTGAACCACAGTACGCGGCTTTGAGTGCCGAGTGGCTCTCGATTCGCAATGACATTGTTCGCCCGGCCTTGATGAAGCAGAACCGCACGACGCGAGCGGGAATCCCCGACGACATCGTGACAGTCGAAGGCATACAGGTGCATCGGTCAATTGCGAGCAATGTGCAGCGAATGGTTCGAGACGCTCGACGGGACGGCGTTGAGCTTAGGGGGGGAGGCTATCGGTCGCCCGACTCCCAGATTGCGCTACGACGCAAGAATTGCGCGACCCGCCCAGGAGCGCCGACGGACTACGACATCTTTAAGAAGCCATCGTCGCAATGTACACCGCCAACTGCTCGTCCAGGGAGTTCCAATCACGAAAAGGGACTCGCCATCGACTTCGACTTCGGAAGCAATAGGAGTAGCTCCGGTTTTCGTTGGTTATCCAAGCACGCGAGCAAATATGGTCTCAAGAACTTTTCCAAGGAGCCATGGCACTGGTCTGTCGATGGCCGCTGATCATCTGGACCTCCGCATCTGCACCGCCCGCTCACTCACTCCCAGCACCTCGGCCGCTCGCCGAGAGTTCCCATCGGCGTCCTCGAGCGCGACGCGGAGGGCCAGCGCCTCCGCGTCGCGTCCGATCGCCTTCATGCCGTGTCCTTGCGCCAGGCCGCGACGGACCGTATCTTCGAACTGCTCGTCGGGCCAGTCCGCCCGGCGTGCATCCGACCGGTCCTCGGGCGGGATGTCACCGAGCGTGATCGGCCCGCCCCCCACGTGTCGGGTCATGACGCGGACCATGAGCTGGCGGAGCTCGCGAAGGTTGCCCGGGTACGCCCGCTGCACGAGCTGCCGCTCGACGGCCGGACAGAGCTCCACGGGCTCGGACCTGCCAGCGGCCATGGCGGCGAAGTGGCGTGCGAGGAGGGGGATGTCCTCGCTTCGCTCCCGCAGGCTCGGGAGGTGGACGTGCCACCCGATGGCCCGGTGGTAGAGGTCGAGCCTGAAGCGGCCCTCGCCCACGTCGTCGTCGAGGTTGCGATTGGTGGCGCACACCAGGCGGAAGTTGGCCCGCTTCCACTGGATGGCGCCCACGGGCTTGTAGGCCCCGTCCTCGAGGGCCCGGAGCATCTGGGCCTGGATCGACATCGGCAATTCACCGAACTCGTCGAGGAACAGCGTGCCGCCATCCGCGAGGGCAACCGCGCCCTCGCGCTCGGCGATGGCGCCGGTGTAGGCCCCGCGCACGTGCCCAAACAGCTCGCTCCCGGCCAACTCCGGCGACACGGTGCCGCAGTCGAGCACGACGAAGGGCCCGCGCTTGGGACGGCCGTCGAGCGCATGGATGAGTCTGGCGGCCAGTTCCTTGCCCGTGCCGCTCTCGCCGGTAATCAATACGTTGGCGTCGCTGAAGCGCGCGATCTCAACGATGCGTCGAAGGCACGATTTCCAGACCCGGCTAACGCCAAGGACCGATTCGCGGACGTGCCGCGACGCCATGAGGCTCGCGATCTCATGGATCCTCTTGGCACGCGCCGCAACGACGAAGGCGGCCTCGTCGAAACTCATTCCGTCGATGACATCGCTGGCGCCCGCGGCGAGCCAAGCCGAAACGCGTAGGGGAGAGAGCGATCGCTCGCAAACCACGACGCAGGGACCCGGTATGGCTTCAAAGGGCGTGCCGTTGGCACCAGGCGAATCGGCGATCAATACTCGGAGGCAGTCCGCATCACCGCCTGGAGGCGTAATCGCAATACCCCCAGCCTCGAGCAAATGCTCGAACCGTTCGACGAGTATCGGCGGCCCCTCGCACCGCACCCACACGCAGTCCATCGCGAGCCCCCTGGTGCAGCCTCCACCCGGCGGCCACAGTCCTCGCGATGAATTCTATGCGGCGAACCATGGGTCTGGTGCAGGCCGGCGCGCACATTGCGCGAAGCGACCTTTCATGTCGCAGCGTTTGGCAGGCAAAAGCTAGTGATCAGGCCGGGAATTGAGAAGTAGCGACAGAGTCTACAAGAGCTTGGCCGGTTCTGCAAGGCAAGGCCCGGCCCAAGCAGCGCACCCTCAGCCCCGCGGCGAACCGTCGTCCATCGGAAGCCTCGCCCGCAGCTCGGAGATCTGCCTGGACATCTCCTGCAGCCCCCGCTCCATCGAGGCGAGCTGCGCGTCCAGGCCGTCGCCCTCGCCCTGCGCGCGGAGCATTGCCCTGGCGTTCTCGGCCTGGGCCTCGGTCATCGAGTTGATCACCACGCCGATGAACAGGTTGAGCACGATCATCGTGCCGATGATCACGAAGCTGGCAAAGTACACCGTCGCGATGATGGGCATGGCCCTGGGCTCCGGCCCGGGCCCGGGGGCCCCCTCGATGCCGTAGCGGTCGCTGCCCATCGCCTGGATGTAGTACAGGTCGGTCCAGTCCTCGAGCGTCACCGTGCGCAGCAGGCTGAACATGCTGCGGTGCAGCGTGCCGAAGTGCATCGGGTCGTTGCCGGCGAACAGCACCGTGCCCATGACGGCGTACACATAGAACAGGATGAACAGCAGGATGGCCACATAGCTGATGCTGGGGATCGCGTGCAGCAGTGCCATCACCAGCACCCGCAGCCGGGGGACGGCGGTGAGCAGGCGCAGCACACGCAGCACGCGGGCGAGCCGGAGCACCGCCGCGTACGGCCCGCCCATCGGCAGCAGGCACACGGCAACGATCACAAAGTCGAAGACGTTCCAGCCGCTGAGAAAGAACCGCCAGGGCCGGGGCCAGTGGGCCCCGATGCGGATGGCCAGCTCGACCACGAAGATGCCGATGATGATCTTGTCCAGCCCCAGCAGCAGCGGGCCGATTCGCTCCATGATCAGCGGATAGGTCTCCAGCCCAACGTTGATCGCCGCGACCAGGATGACGCCGACGACGAACGCGTGGAACCACCCAGCGCCCGCGATCTGCCTCAGACGGTGCACTAGCGAGCCCGGCCGGGCTTCGCCCACGTACTGGTCGGTCGCTTCCATCGAGCTATGCGATCCTCGGATCGACCCAGCGATAGAGTACGTCGACCGCCAGATTGAACAAGACCAGCATCGTCGCGAACACCAGCACAACGCCGATGATCAGGAACAGGTCCTTGTTCTGCACGCCGTTGACGAAGTGCTGGCCCATTCCCGGCACGTTGAACACACGCTCGACGATAAACGAGCCGGTCATGGCCAGCGCAGCCGCTGGTCCCAGGTAGCTCAGTACGGGCAAAAACGCGTTCTTCAGCGCATGCCGCAGCAGGACGAGGTTCTCGCTGACGCCCTTCGCTCGGGCCGTACGGACATAATCGGTGCTCAGGGCGTCGATCATCCCCATCCGCGTCAGCCGGGCGATGTACGCCGCGAATGGCAGGCTGAGTGTTATGGCCGGCAGCAGCATGTCCAGCGGTCCGGCACTGGAGCCCACCTCGCCGATGCCAAGCCACACGGGGAAGATCAAGAGCAGTACCGTGCCAATGACGAAGCTCGGCAGGCTGATGCCGATGAGCGCCACGACCAGGGTGCCCAGATCAACCAGCGAGTTTGGCTTCACCGCCCCGGCGATGCCCGCGACCACGCCTACGCCCAGCGCGATCAGGATCGCGATCGCGCCCAGCGTGATCGATACGGGTAGGGAGTCGCGAACGATCTCGTTAACCGTCCAGTCCTCGTACTGCAGGCTCGGCCCGAAGTCGAACACGTACCGCCTGGGGGGGGCCTGCCCTTCGGCCGTCGCTCGCTCGCGTTCCCGCTCCAACTCGCCGCTGAGCGCATCACTGGCATACGCCACGCCCGTCGCGTTGGCCAGGTACGACCAGTAGAAGTTCGGGAAGCTGTCCAGGTTGTACTGCCGCTTCATCGCCTCGATGACTTCGGGCTTGGGCTGGCGGCCCTCTGGGTTCTCGAGCGGATTGCCCGGAATAGCCCACGCCAGCGCGAGCGTCAGCGTGTAGATCACCAGCACGATGATCGGAAGCTGCACGAGCCGTCGGATGATCAGTCCAAGCATGCGTTCAGTTCTCGTCCGAGGGCTTGGTCCGCAGCGCGAACAGGTCGTCCCGATCCAGGATGGCCGTCTCGACTCCACGTGGGTCGAGTGCGGTGGTCGGCGAAGCCGGTGGCAGCAGCGGCATCGTGCGCACCTCGTCGGTCCCCTTGCCGTCGCCCAGCACGTCGAACAGGTACACGTTCTGCTCGGTCCTGGGGTGAGGATTCAGCCCGCTGAGTTCATCCGGGTCGAAGAGGTACACGGTCATGTAGTGGAACAGTGGGACCATCGGCAGGTCCTCGTCCATCGTGATCCGTTCGGCCTCGCTCAGCATGGCCATCCGCTTCTCTGGATCGAGTTCCACGGCTGCCTCGTCCAGGAGCTGCTCGTACCGCGGGTTGTGGTACTTGCGATCGTTGTTGCCGTCGTCGAAGCGGTTGATGTCCAGGAACGTGGTCGGGTCGCCGTAATCGCCGTACCAGCCCGCCCGGCTGACCATGTACCGCTGCTTTTTGAGGTCATCGCGGAAGACCTTGATCTCCTTCTGGGCCAGCCGAACGCTCACGCCCAGGTGCTCCTGCCAGTTCTTCATCACCACCTGGGCGATGAGGTCGTGCCCGCCGTCCTTATTGAACAGGATCTCGATGGTGGGCAGGTCTCCGGGCGTGGCGTACCCCGCGTCACGCAAGAGCTGCCGGGCCTCTTCGATGATCGCCCGCTTCCGTTCTTCCGTCTGGGCATCGCTGATGCAGTCCAGTCCCGCCGGGCTCTCGTATCCGCCGATGGAGCCCTTGGGGATGATCGTCCGCGCGACCGGGTTGCCCAGTCGCTGCACGTCGTCCACGATGCTCTGCTTGTCGATGGTCATCGCGAACGCCCGCCGCACGCGGGCGTCGGAGAACGGGTTCTTCCGTCCGTCGGGCAGCGTGGGCAGGCAGTTGAAGTTGTACCAGTACGTGCCGAAGGCGGGCACGGCATGGATGTCCTTCCGCGGATCATCGGGCAACCGGCGATCGATCTCGAACATGTCGTAGCCCTGGGCCTTCAGCCGCTCGTATTCCTCGAAGTTCTCCCGGTAGAACGCCATCTTGTCGGCCAGCATGTCGGCCCGGTACGCTGGCGTCACGTCGCTGACCCAGTCGACCACGCCCGAGGTGTACGCCAGCACCGCTGCGTTGGGGTCGTTGATCGAGGGCGTACTGATCGTCTCCAGGTTCAGCGCGTCGCGATTCCAGTAGTGGGGGTTCTGCTCAAAGCGCATATCGCGCTTGAATCGCCAGCTCGTGAGCATGAAGGGCCCGTTACTGACCAGCTCGGGCGGCTTGGTCCAACCCGTCTTGGCCTGGATCAGCCCGGTCTGCATGTCCACGCTCTCGTACTGGCGCACCAGCGGCGGATACACCGGGTAGAACACCGCGAAGGCCAACAAATCGAGGAAGTACGGCGTGGGCAGCTTCAGCTTCACCCACAGCGTTCGGTCGTCCACGGCCCGCAGCGCCACCATCTCGTCGAACTTCGCCTGCGCCTCGGTCCACGCCGCATCGGCAGCCAGGCGACGCTCCTCGCCGGTTAGCGGGCTCTCGGCGAACGCGTCGAGTTGGTCCTGCCGCCAGTCGGCAAACGCCGTTGCCCCGTCGATGAGCTGGAACAGCTTGGTGTAGTCTGCCGCCGTGTCGGGCAGGATCGCCCGCCGCCAGCTATACACGAAGTCGCTCGCCTTGACCGGCTCGCCATTGCTCCAGCGCGCGTCCTCGCGGATGTGGAAGGTGTACTCGAGTCCGTCGTCGCTCAGTTCCCACCGATCGGCCGCCGCCGGGATGATGGCGTAGTCGTGCGTGAACACGTCGTTGGCGACGAGGCCTTCGAACAGGATCCTCGCCACGCGAAGGTCCTGCATCCAGCTCATCTTCTGAAGGTCCAGCGTGTTCACGTCGCCCCGGTTCACGAACGCGAAGTCGGCGCGAGGCATCGGGCGGTCGGTCACCAGCGTGGCGGCGACCACCAGCACCAGCAGGATCACGGGCGCGAGGATCTTCAGCATCGCAGACTGTACGACGCCAGAGCCGGCTCCGTTGGGCCGGATCCCTCGATCAGTTGTCGAGGTTGAAGCGGTCGCGGCTCAGGCCGAAGTCTCCGTCCAAGAGCCTGATCAGGTCGTTGGTGGCCCGCTGGTAGCCGCTTCCGCCATCCTGCGCGGCCCTGGCGAAGTTGGATGCAAGATCCAGGGCACGCAGGCGATCCTGCACGCCACGATCAAGCGCCAGCAGCGTCGGCATGGTTCCCGAGACCCGCAAGGCGGTTTCGACGGTCGTACGGACGCTCTCGGCCTGTGCCCCGCCGAGCGCACCGGATCGCTCGGCTCGGACATACCGGAAACCTAATGCTCCG
This genomic stretch from Phycisphaerales bacterium harbors:
- a CDS encoding sigma 54-interacting transcriptional regulator, with the protein product MSFDEAAFVVAARAKRIHEIASLMASRHVRESVLGVSRVWKSCLRRIVEIARFSDANVLITGESGTGKELAARLIHALDGRPKRGPFVVLDCGTVSPELAGSELFGHVRGAYTGAIAEREGAVALADGGTLFLDEFGELPMSIQAQMLRALEDGAYKPVGAIQWKRANFRLVCATNRNLDDDVGEGRFRLDLYHRAIGWHVHLPSLRERSEDIPLLARHFAAMAAGRSEPVELCPAVERQLVQRAYPGNLRELRQLMVRVMTRHVGGGPITLGDIPPEDRSDARRADWPDEQFEDTVRRGLAQGHGMKAIGRDAEALALRVALEDADGNSRRAAEVLGVSERAVQMRRSR
- a CDS encoding peptide ABC transporter substrate-binding protein, yielding MLKILAPVILLVLVVAATLVTDRPMPRADFAFVNRGDVNTLDLQKMSWMQDLRVARILFEGLVANDVFTHDYAIIPAAADRWELSDDGLEYTFHIREDARWSNGEPVKASDFVYSWRRAILPDTAADYTKLFQLIDGATAFADWRQDQLDAFAESPLTGEERRLAADAAWTEAQAKFDEMVALRAVDDRTLWVKLKLPTPYFLDLLAFAVFYPVYPPLVRQYESVDMQTGLIQAKTGWTKPPELVSNGPFMLTSWRFKRDMRFEQNPHYWNRDALNLETISTPSINDPNAAVLAYTSGVVDWVSDVTPAYRADMLADKMAFYRENFEEYERLKAQGYDMFEIDRRLPDDPRKDIHAVPAFGTYWYNFNCLPTLPDGRKNPFSDARVRRAFAMTIDKQSIVDDVQRLGNPVARTIIPKGSIGGYESPAGLDCISDAQTEERKRAIIEEARQLLRDAGYATPGDLPTIEILFNKDGGHDLIAQVVMKNWQEHLGVSVRLAQKEIKVFRDDLKKQRYMVSRAGWYGDYGDPTTFLDINRFDDGNNDRKYHNPRYEQLLDEAAVELDPEKRMAMLSEAERITMDEDLPMVPLFHYMTVYLFDPDELSGLNPHPRTEQNVYLFDVLGDGKGTDEVRTMPLLPPASPTTALDPRGVETAILDRDDLFALRTKPSDEN
- a CDS encoding ion transporter — encoded protein: MEATDQYVGEARPGSLVHRLRQIAGAGWFHAFVVGVILVAAINVGLETYPLIMERIGPLLLGLDKIIIGIFVVELAIRIGAHWPRPWRFFLSGWNVFDFVIVAVCLLPMGGPYAAVLRLARVLRVLRLLTAVPRLRVLVMALLHAIPSISYVAILLFILFYVYAVMGTVLFAGNDPMHFGTLHRSMFSLLRTVTLEDWTDLYYIQAMGSDRYGIEGAPGPGPEPRAMPIIATVYFASFVIIGTMIVLNLFIGVVINSMTEAQAENARAMLRAQGEGDGLDAQLASMERGLQEMSRQISELRARLPMDDGSPRG
- a CDS encoding bifunctional methionine sulfoxide reductase B/A protein; protein product: MRQGSMAVRMLSIATIALVAATVAFASVLRPMPRTTSNASTEGFAMTTMQSTTSNTTPLKVFDVNGNLVGPFSLPRVELTESQWKDRLSPEAFKILRNAGTEAPFCGTLLDNKKDGVYACAGCQLPLFASDAKFTSGTGWPSFFKPVATENINIKEDTSHGMIRTEILCARCDGHLGHVFNDGPAPTGMRFCVNSESLEFTEADDLQSLGEVGVAYFAGGCFWCVEGVFEQLQGVYDVTSGYTGGHENPEVLPVTYKQVTTGATGHAESVRIVYDPEVISYEALLEVHFATHDPTTLNRQGGDVGTHYRSAIFFANEQEKKIAQAFIDNLGKKGEFKDPIVTTLEPLNGFQVAEDYHQNYAELNPDQPYICNVALPKIEKVKRKFPQKVR
- a CDS encoding M15 family metallopeptidase; translated protein: MAIDWDGDTMEKFFSFVKKRTSLDIEVDSINTVNEALALCSDARKRRDLFRRLPKSSLLSPGAFARRFLKHIAVGTYKTLSYDQKLGYLIGASYGAIAKATSASTDASNYPQSTKGSSAAQQSWRTGFRDAYRQGSRLQRRIELGSMSPETALRITFALLAVDEFCTDGGVAWMSAEHLARDLRWPYSATSNEAADVTRIPWDLPQVNSERDDPASDFVRTGKEEAVVAAEIRKGNRNENTLTNRIFFARHPGRRGKLLSRSEPQYAALSAEWLSIRNDIVRPALMKQNRTTRAGIPDDIVTVEGIQVHRSIASNVQRMVRDARRDGVELRGGGYRSPDSQIALRRKNCATRPGAPTDYDIFKKPSSQCTPPTARPGSSNHEKGLAIDFDFGSNRSSSGFRWLSKHASKYGLKNFSKEPWHWSVDGR
- a CDS encoding ABC transporter permease, giving the protein MLGLIIRRLVQLPIIVLVIYTLTLALAWAIPGNPLENPEGRQPKPEVIEAMKRQYNLDSFPNFYWSYLANATGVAYASDALSGELERERERATAEGQAPPRRYVFDFGPSLQYEDWTVNEIVRDSLPVSITLGAIAILIALGVGVVAGIAGAVKPNSLVDLGTLVVALIGISLPSFVIGTVLLLIFPVWLGIGEVGSSAGPLDMLLPAITLSLPFAAYIARLTRMGMIDALSTDYVRTARAKGVSENLVLLRHALKNAFLPVLSYLGPAAALAMTGSFIVERVFNVPGMGQHFVNGVQNKDLFLIIGVVLVFATMLVLFNLAVDVLYRWVDPRIA